From one Trifolium pratense cultivar HEN17-A07 linkage group LG1, ARS_RC_1.1, whole genome shotgun sequence genomic stretch:
- the LOC123902213 gene encoding uncharacterized protein LOC123902213: MRLISKLFIFSLSILVMLSSTTYSQIKSPNIQSATYLSEKFEVGPGEVVSKSMFDIEFPTGHIGVKSFDVDIVDEQGNSVPLHETYFHHYFAIKYIINKTHDFNDLTKPFGGAIFKRNDGTCNEVILPHYWGFGSESRGTSTKIPDPFAVELGNPANIPEGWEEKWLFNIMVIDTRGTENRKSCTECRCDQFNLPQNFYNVSTEIHGKPLSPEYKGGIFCCKDNFQCKLIKGFEAPRRKLALRYKVTWVDWDQHQIPLRFYILDSTDRIRTNGSETIHDCLAEYTIPENNRGDRFHVQKSSIPMKKGGYLIYGTAHMHTGVVNATLYGQDGRTLCTSTPRYGTGKEAGNEEGYLVEMSVCYPTPGSIKINDGETVTVESRYKNEFITGAMGHIYIYLADQLPYET, from the exons ATGAGAttgatctctaaattatttattttctcattatCAATACTTGTGATGCTATCAAGCACAACTTACTCACAAATAAAGTCTCCTAATATTCAATCAGCAACATATTTGTCAGAAAAGTTTGAAGTGGGGCCCGGAGAAGTTGTGTCAAAATCAATGTTTGATATTGAGTTTCCAACGGGTCATATAGGAGTCAAGAGCTTTGACGTTGATATAGTTGATGAACAAGGGAATTCTGTACCATTGCATGAAACTTACTTTCATCATTATTttgctataaaatatattataaataaaactcACGATTTTAATGATCTTACCAAACCTTTTGGGGGTGCCATCTTCAAAAGAAACGACGGAACATGCAACGAAGTTATTCTTCCACATTATTGGGGTTTTGGAAGTGAATCACGGGGAACAAGTACAAAAATTCCCGATCCATTTGCAGTTGAACTAGGAAACCCTGCAAATATTCCAGaagggtgggaagagaaatggCTATTTAACATCATGGTCATTGATACACGGGGCACAGAAAATAGGAAAAGCTGCACTGAATGTAGGTGTGACCAATTTAATCTcccacaaaatttctataatgTGTCAACTGAAATTCATGGAAAACCATTGAGCCCCGAATATAAAGGAGGAATCTTTTGTTGCAAAGATAACTTTCAATGCAAATTAATAAAGGGATTTGAAGCACCAAGGAGAAAGCTTGCCTTAAGATACAAAGTAACATGGGTTGACTGGGACCAACACCAAATTCCACTTAGATTTTATATACTTGACTCCACTGATCGAATTAGAACAAATGGTTCCGAAACAATCCACGATTGTCTG GCAGAGTATACTATTCCAGAAAATAATAGAGGTGACCGTTTTCACGTTCAAAAATCTAGCATCCCCATGAAAAAAGGTGGTTATCTTATCTATGGCACTGCTCATATGCATACGGGTGTTGTTAATGCAACACTTTACGGACAG GATGGAAGGACATTGTGTACATCAACACCAAGATATGGAACAGGAAAGGAAGCAGGGAATGAGGAAGGCTATCTTGTTGAAATGTCTGTATGTTATCCAACACCAGGTTCAA